The following coding sequences lie in one Rutidosis leptorrhynchoides isolate AG116_Rl617_1_P2 chromosome 6, CSIRO_AGI_Rlap_v1, whole genome shotgun sequence genomic window:
- the LOC139853941 gene encoding uncharacterized protein: protein MPSHQDHETKAEKISELWVEKVWGNNNYNYAFKKSNGNSRGIITIWDPNIFTANLVVERDSFIATKGFWKDVGTELILVNTYGPQNDPEKKKMWNDLNEVLKYDNAMWVIFGDFNEVRFSSKRKNNELCERRAKLFNDFIKDNSLLDLPLGGRTYTRISDNGRKFSKLDRFLVSENLVLQWPNLNVMVLDKKHTDHCPLILQDGNVDFGPKPFKVFDEWLM, encoded by the exons ATGCCAAGCCACCAAGATCAT GAAACTAAAGCTGAAAAGATTTCAGAACTTTGGGTGGAAAAGGTTTGGGGTAACAACAACTATAACTACGCTTTCAAAAAATCAAATGGTAACTCGAGAGGGATTATCACGATATGGGACCCCAATATTTTTACTGCTAACCTTGTTGTTGAGCGTGACTCCTTTATTGCGACAAAAGGATTTTGGAAAGATGTAGGTACCGAGCTCATCCTTGTGAATACTTATGGTCCCCAAAATGACCCGGAAAAAAAGAAAATGTGGAACGATCTCAATGAAGTTTTGAAATATGACAATGCAATGTGGGTCATTTTCGGTGATTTCAACGAAGTTAGATTCTCCTCGAAAAGAAAGAATAATGAGTTATGTGAAAGAAGAGCAAAACTTTTCAATGATTTTATTAAAGATAACTCTTTACTTGACTTGCCATTGGGAGGAAGAACCTACACTCGAATCAGTGATAACGGAAGAAAATTCAGCAAACTTGATAGATTCCTCGTCTCCGAAAATCTAGTACTTCAATGGCCGAATCTCAATGTAATGGTTTTGGATAAAAAGCATACGGATCATTGCCCTCTTATTTTACAAGATGGTAATGTTGATTTTGGCCCTAAACCCTTCAAGGTTTTTGATGAATGGTTaatgtga